In Tiliqua scincoides isolate rTilSci1 chromosome 1, rTilSci1.hap2, whole genome shotgun sequence, the following are encoded in one genomic region:
- the NFE2L2 gene encoding nuclear factor erythroid 2-related factor 2 has protein sequence MAVEVPQDMSLIDILWRQDIDLGARREVFDFNQRQKEYEFEKQKKLERERQEQLQKEEEKAFLAQLQLDEETGEFVPIQHAQALEPGNAGIASKYSQDVQVSIQDADDLSFDDCMQFLAEPFLFVDDNESSSVEFQQVSPEIDSNQAFVDANQMQTLDSSVLQSTIPEAMVADVECTQDIEQVWEELLSIPELQCLKIQNDNLAEITSNICSETTPSEADINFTFYDSLPTMEKVANCNSEFLSPLEVSYANILLPDHSQSNSSPPSTDFCEDFYSFMDEKMNSSMSPPTDFMEQVFSGFLNEPIDLSDFAQCKAFKHDLEENAPECNDSNSGISLNTSPRITSPAHSVTSSSFYTDTGFGYSDSEMEDTESAPGSVQQSSAKMHPFQLLGSAFPTPGLNPQQDDLQLSHAPKKELPASPGHVKAPFMKDKFYSNPDAHFTRDELKAKALHIPFSVEKIINLPVDDFNEMMSKEHFNEAQLTLIRDIRRRGKNKVAAQNCRKRKLENIAELEYDLDHLKDEREKLLKEKGENDKSLCLLKKQLSTLYLEVFSMLRDENGKPYSPNDYSLQQTRDGSIFLIPKSKKSETKF, from the exons GATATGAGTCTGATTGACATTCTCTGGAGGCAAGATATAGATCTTGGAGCAAGGCGTGAAGTTTTTGATTTCAACCAAAGACAAAAGGAATATGAGTTTGAGAAGCAAAAGAAACTTGAAAGAGAGAGACAAGAACAGCtccagaaagaggaagaaaaagccttcctagctcagctgcagcttgatGAAGAAACAGGGGAATTTGTTCCTATCCAGCATGCTCAAGCCCTTGAACCAGGGAATGCAGGCATAGCCAGTAAATATTCACAG GATGTACAAGTTTCCATACAAGATGCAGATGATTTGTCCTTTGATGACTGCATGCAATTTTTGGCAGAACCTTTCTTGTTTGTAGATGACAATGAG tCTTCCTCAGTGGAATTTCAGCAAGTGTCACCTGAGATTGATAGCAACCAAGCCTTTGTTGATGCTAACCAGATGCAGACACTTGATTCTTCTGTCCTTCAGTCCACCATTCCAGAGGCAATGGTTGCTGATGTTGAGTGTACACAAGACATAGAACAAGTGTGGGAAGAACTCTTGTCTATTCCAGAGCTACAG TGTCTTAAAATTCAAAATGACAACCTGGCTGAAATAACTTCAAACATATGCTCAGAAACCACACCATCAGAGGCCGATATTAACTTTACATTCTATGATTCGTTACCCACTATGGAAAAAGTAGCTAACTGCAATTCAGAGTTCCTCAGCCCCTTGGAAGTTTCCTATGCCAACATTTTACTTCCTGATCATAGTCAAAGTAATAGTTCACCTCCAAGTACAGATTTTTGTGAAGATTTTTACTCTTTTATGGATGAAAAgatgaacagcagcatgtctccACCAACAGATTTTATGGAGCAGGTATTTAGCGGCTTTTTAAATGAACCAATTGACCTCTCTGATTTTGCTCAGTGCAAAGCATTTAAGCATGATCTTGAAGAAaatgccccagaatgcaatgATTCCAACTCTGGCATTTCACTCAACACAAGTCCCAGGATAACATCTCCAGCTCATTCTGTTACATCCTCCTCCTTCTATACAGATACAGGTTTTGGATACAGTGATTCTGAAATGGAAGACACAGAGAGTGCCCCTGGAAGTGTGCAACAGAGCAGTGCTAAAATGCATCCATTTCAGTTACTTGGTTCAGCTTTTCCAACTCCTGGCCTAAATCCTCAGCAGGATGACTTGCAACTCAGCCATGCACCCAAAAAAGAGTTGCCTGCAAGCCCAGGTCATGTCAAAGCTCCATTTATGAAAGACAAATTCTACAGCAATCCTGATGCCCATTTCACCAGAGATGAGCTTAAAGCAAAAGCTCTGCATATCCCTTTCTCTGTTGAAAAAATTATCAACCTCCCTGTGGATGACTTCAATGAAATGATGTCTAAGGAGCATTTTAATGAAGCCCAGCTTACTCTTATCCGTGATATACGCAGAAGAGGCAAAAACAAAGTGGCTGCTCAAAACTGCCGTAAAAGAAAACTGGAAAATATAGCAGAGTTGGAGTATGACTTGGACCATCTTAAGGATGAGAGAGAGAAGCTCCTTAAAGAGAAAGGAGAGAATGACAAAAGCCTGTGCCTGCTGAAAAAACAGTTGAGCACTCTCTATCTTGAGGTCTTCAGCATGCTCCGGGATGAAAATGGGAAGCCTTACTCACCCAATGATTACTCACTGCAGCAAACAAGAGATGGCAGCATCTTTCTCATTCCAAAGAGCAAGAAGTCAGAGACTAAGTTTTGA